In Plasmodium gaboni strain SY75 chromosome 14, whole genome shotgun sequence, one genomic interval encodes:
- a CDS encoding hypothetical protein (conserved Plasmodium protein, unknown function) has protein sequence MEKVITMREIITNTRKVKLHENFLEDCNLKDIFYNGLETVNCGYNDYVNMKTWLFVLSEKMFNTDYEELAYVACDALKVLLCNSKFLNVITYKLLRKKLEKEILKIMGVCCLTVASRMQQINESTCFKVILELSNLKDKINEFNIRQIEMDVFVSLAHSGFCFEKIITPVNELNQIMKFLETYENFFDNNFNTFKSSSNLMLKIIYCMVPVFNMNIYNYSIANYALRLFIKDNDKYEFIFEKLKQNYQDKEIIHISNFQNHMHNIINAFKNTSIFSAKDSILNKQIDIQLFEDINKKIDAYSEEKEKT, from the coding sequence atggagAAGGTTATTACTATGCGTGAAATAATTACGAATACTAGAAAAGTAAAATTACATGAGAATTTTTTAGAGGATTgtaatttaaaagatatattttataatgGCTTGGAAACAGTAAATTGTGGATATAATGATTATGTAAATATGAAAACATGGCTATTTGTTTTATCTGAAAAAATGTTTAATACAGATTATGAAGAATTAGCATATGTAGCATGTGATGCTTTAAAagtattattatgtaatagtaaatttttaaatgttataacttataaattattaagaaaaaaattggaaaaagaaattttaAAGATTATGGGTGTATGTTGTTTAACTGTTGCTTCAAGAATGCaacaaataaatgaaaGTACTTGTTTTAAAGTTATATTAGAATTATcaaatttaaaagataaaataaatgaatttaaTATTAGACAAATTGAAATGGATGTTTTTGTATCCTTAGCTCATTCAGGTTTCTgttttgaaaaaataattacaCCTGTTAATGAATTAAATCAAATAATGAAATTTTTAGAAACttatgaaaatttttttgataataattttaatacatttaaatCTTCAAGTAATTTAATGCtcaaaattatttattgtatGGTTCCAGtttttaatatgaatatttataattattctaTTGCTAATTATGCTCTAAGGTTATTTATTAAagataatgataaatatgaattcatttttgaaaagttaaaacaaaattatcaagataaagaaattatacatatttcTAATTTTCAAAATCATATgcataatattattaatgcTTTCAAAAATACATCTATATTTTCAGCAAAGGATTCTATTTTGAATAAACAAATAGATATACAATTATTTGAAgacataaataaaaaaattgatgCATACTCCGAAGAAAAAGAGAAAACctga
- a CDS encoding glyceraldehyde-3-phosphate dehydrogenase, whose translation MAVTKLGINGFGRIGRLVFRAAFGRKDIEVVAINDPFMDLNHLCYLLKYDSVHGQFPCDVTHANGFLLIGDKKVSVFAEKDPSQIPWGKCDVDVVCESTGVFLTKELASSHLKGGAKKVIMSAPPKDDTPIYVMGINHHKYDSKQLIVSNASCTTNCLAPLAKVVNDRFGIVEGLMTTVHASTANQLVVDGPSKGGKDWRAGRCALSNIIPASTGAAKAVGKVLPELNGKLTGVAFRVPIGTVSVVDLVCRLQKPAKYEEVALEIKKAAEGPLKGILGYTEDEVVSQDFVHDNRSSIFDMKAGLALNDNFFKLVSWYDNEWGYSNRVLDLAVHITNN comes from the exons ATGGCAGTAACAAAACTTGGAATTAATGGATTTGGTCGTATCGGACGTTTAGTATTTAGAGCAGCCTTTGGAAGGAAGGATATC GAAGTAGTTGCTATTAATGACCCATTTATGGATCTTAACCACTTATGCTATCTCTTGAAATACGATTCAGTACATGGTCAATTTCCATGTGATGTAACCCATGCTAATGgatttttattaattgGAGACAAGAAAGTTAGTGTTTTTGCTGAAAAGGACCCATCTCAAATTCCTTGGGGAAAATGCGATGTTGATGTTGTATGTGAATCAACTGGTGTATTTTTAACCAAAGAATTAGCTAGCAGTCACCTTAAGGGAGGAGCCAAGAAGGTTATTATGTCTGCCCCACCAAAGGATGATACCCCAATTTATGTTATGGGTATTAACCACCACAAATATGATAGCAAACAACTTATTGTTTCCAATGCATCATGTACCACAAACTGCTTAGCTCCATTAGCTAAAGTAGTTAATGATCGTTTTGGAATTGTTGAAGGATTAATGACCACTGTTCATGCATCCACAGCCAACCAATTAGTTGTCGATGGTCCATCAAAAGGTGGTAAGGACTGGAGAGCAGGTAGATGTGCATTATCCAACATCATTCCAGCATCCACTGGTGCAGCTAAAGCTGTAGGAAAAGTTTTACCTGAACTTAATGGAAAATTAACAGGTGTAGCTTTCAGAGTACCAATTGGAACTGTATCAGTTGTTGATTTAGTTTGCAGATTACAAAAACCAGCAAAATATGAAGAAGTTGCTTtagaaattaaaaaagcTGCTGAAGGTCCACTTAAAGGAATCTTAGGATACACTGAAGATGAAGTTGTTTCTCAAGATTTCGTTCATGATAACAGATCATCAATCTTTGACATGAAAGCTGGTTTAGCCTTAAACGACAATTTCTTCAAATTAGTTTCATGGTACGATAATGAATGGGGATACTCAAACCGTGTTCTTGATTTAGCCGTACACATTACTAACAACTAA
- a CDS encoding hypothetical protein (conserved Plasmodium protein, unknown function), whose protein sequence is MVNYKRKKNRYKNIIQKLTELIQNNKNLFVCIQCCDNNSYEIYNNLVEYIKLNLDVSEICIIDIVSIYNCKDISKFLKDIFYDFTKYIKRNKIYKSAIILPYFDDWIKSIKNNKRNTRQDVMDVLRRKFTRNYDEHQTKSYDNEIHMNIYNTIYYLKNELLEHLNKKFCIKLIGFYKTPSIFNMYDNIFDYNLRISKFTRSHILYYIQANKAMNKAFIKKKTTNLSIHKLYNVMYKKIDYVKTHDNINLFKCFFKYYYRIQNQQYNNKINKNKKKRKQKKILWTRQITYDTLNINEVSLPCKKISIFNMLTNLKAFKNIKKYKYFLSQRKHLKNYNNKRNRTFFSIFFYFHNDVTKNVLYRISKYYITIEFIKQHLSTLLKKNVNISRKYKNIKNYNRISKNNNYLEDQQNYIDNVNIDGDIIDDIDITVEGVDDQTKCEKKNKGCNKNKMNYHNNNINMDNNNNNNINSNDINMYNNHMIRKRTVCKPYINKYIIKCNSLKKDKKLVNLRKKFLLERNKYQYDSYNIYTSEKGKKNPIHFYFNKFNMPSSLLIHGTDGVGKTTLMKFIIEIILSRYKHIFMKKFYTLNEYDINLGCDAFASDNKIIDTKCKPKETLCETYRKTNLLANNLKELNSRQLYLNTMKKSIMKEMKNIYYEFKNVCIIPFENHLLVNKTIGENSKYIKNIFYVAYKNQPSIIIFDNIDLFLEKNNYYKHQDVDNQNQDVYKNIYNLFIHYLSIYINDSHRIKFVATTRIHPKYFKFSFLNKIEKIMFLS, encoded by the coding sequence atggTTAATTataagagaaaaaaaaatcgttacaaaaatataattcaaaaACTGACTGAACttatacaaaataataagaatttATTTGTTTGCATACAATGCTGTGATAATAACTCGTAtgaaatttataataactTAGTAgagtatataaaattaaatttgGATGTGTCTgaaatatgtattatagATATTgtaagtatatataattgtaaaGATATTAGTAAATTTctaaaagatatattttatgattttacaaaatatataaaaaggaataaaatttataaaagtGCTATTATTTTACCTTATTTCGATGACTGGATAAAATCCattaagaataataaaagaaatacaAGGCAAGATGTTATGGATGTTTTAAGAAGAAAATTTACAAGAAATTATGATGAACACCAAACAAAATCATATGATAATGAAAtacatatgaatatatataatacaatttattacttaaaaaatgaattattagaacatttaaataaaaaattttgtattaaattaattggattttataaaactccttctatttttaatatgtatgataatatatttgattaTAATTTAAGAATTTCTAAATTTACTAGatcacatatattatattatattcaaGCAAATAAAGCTATGAATAAAgcttttataaaaaaaaaaacaacaaATCTATCTATtcataaattatataatgttatgtataaaaaaattgattATGTAAAAACAcatgataatattaatttgtttaaatgcttttttaaatattattatcgAATACAAAACCAgcaatataataacaaaattaacaaaaataaaaaaaaaaggaaacaaaagaaaattttatgGACACGCCAAATTACATATGACACATTAAATATCAACGAAGTGTCTTTACCATGTAAAAAGATATctatatttaatatgttaACAAATTTGAAAgcttttaaaaatattaagaaatacaaatattttctGTCTCAAAGGaaacatttaaaaaattataataataaaagaaacAGGACATTcttttcaatttttttttattttcacAATGATGTAAcaaaaaatgtattatatcGTATATctaaatattatattacaataGAGTTTATAAAGCAGCATTTATCTACTcttcttaaaaaaaatgtaaacatatcaagaaaatataaaaatataaaaaattataataggattagtaaaaataacaatTATTTGGAGGATcaacaaaattatattgataatgtaaatattgATGGTGATATTATAGACGACATAGATATAACTGTAGAAGGAGTAGATGATCAAACTAAGTGtgagaagaaaaataagggttgcaataaaaataaaatgaattaccataacaataatattaatatggataataataataataataatattaatagtaatgatatcaatatgtataataatcatatgATTAGAAAAAGAACTGTATGTAAAccatatattaataaatatatcataaaatgtaatagcttaaaaaaagataaaaagTTAGTTAATTTAAggaaaaaatttttattagaACGAAACAAATATCAATATgattcatataatatttatacttctgaaaaaggaaaaaaaaatcctattcatttttattttaacaAATTTAATATGCCCAGTAGTCTTTTAATACATGGAACAGATGGTGTAGGAAAAACAACTTTAATGAAATTtataatagaaataatattgtctagatataaacatatttttatgaaaaaattttatacTCTAAATGAATATGATATCAATTTAGGTTGTGATGCTTTTGCATctgataataaaataatagaTACAAAATGTAAACCTAAAGAAACGCTATGTGAAACTTATAGAAAAACAAATTTACTTGCAAATAATTTAAAGGAATTAAACTCGAGACAACTATATTTAAACACAATGAAAAAGAGTATAATgaaagaaatgaaaaatatctattatgaatttaaaaatgtatgTATTATTCCATTTGAAAATCATCTTTTAGTTAATAAAACAATAGGTGAAAAtagtaaatatattaaaaatattttttatgttgCTTATAAAAATCAACCATCcataataatttttgataatatCGATTTATTTCTAGAGAAAAATAACTATTATAAACATCAAGACGTTGATAATCAAAATCAAgatgtatataaaaatatatataatttgtttatacattatttaagtatatacataaatgATTCTCATAGAATTAAATTTGTTGCCACTACTCGTATACATCCAAAGTATTTTAAATTCTCATTTTTAAACAAgatagaaaaaattatgttcCTATCTTGA